CAATGCAAAGTAAGTAAGCAAGTAACTGAAAAGAAACACGATGTTGtttgtgcaataaaaatacTATAATAACAGGCCAAAACGGTATGCCACAACAACGGCATACAcagcaaaacaaaagttgacgTCGCATGAGTTTGAGTATCTAACGCGAAAGATACATTATGGCTGtagtataatattttaatatagtaaaaaaaataaacgacctCAATTTTCACACTCAAGTGTATTGACCTTTTTACTGTTtccattattttcttatttatttacttcgttttttagtaaaaatataaaaaaaaataaatattttcattatgaaaaaaacgATATTTTCATCGTTTTATTGGTAGTTGATTTGACACAACTGTGTTAATAcacatgtttcattttttattattaattatttttgttttcttaatGGAGATTCGATGATGATGTAATGTTGACGTTTCTTTAAATAGATTTCGATGGAGgttttggagaaaaaactACCGGGTTTCTCCATCGAAtacgacaaaaatttacaaatgatgaatattttataaggtttaatttttaaatttattttaataattttttttcttgagaaaatttattttttttttttaattcaatttaatttaaattaaaaattttttctttaatttttttaatttatttatttaatttaaaattttattttaattgattttcattttaattataattttatttaatttttttatatttaatattttttttctttagtgaTTTcctgtaattttaataattcaattaattatattaaaaaatttattttttcattaaattaaaaaaattattttttcataattaaattaatttaaattttttaattattttgttttattttattattttttttttaaatttaatttaaattaaatttttaatttttacatttaatttttttttcataataaattaattaaattttttttatttaatttaattttgttttattttaatttttttattttaatttttttttttaataaattaaataaaaatttatttaaaaaaattattaaattttcttacataatattttttttctaattttttttagatccaaaaacgaagcaaaagaaaaatactgaaaaaggaacaacgaaaaaaaggacAGAAAACCCAATTTTGGCATGACACCCActcataaaaaaggaaaacaatGACGTCAAACAATGCAAAAGTCTTCAATTATTCACGTTGCTTACGTTCGTACGACACCGAAATCGAgcgaaaaattgtaacaagaAACTGTTAGCACCAAAGAAatgttattaatttcaaatggcaagcaacaacaacatccaAACAAGTTGAAACCTtgtaataacgaaaaaaaaagttacgttCATAGTACGATAATGACGTCACAACTCGTCTTGCCGTACACACAAAACTCAAACGAATGTAGCGCGTGTTGACTTTTTTTCCCTCTCTCGTCGTGTGTTCCGTACAAACGAGCCAAATTCGCATATACAGTTgacgaaatgaaaaaaaaaacttcaatgaaCGAGCGAATGAATGAAAGCACGCGACCATGATAGTGTTATTTTATCTATGAGTGCCAAACAAGTGTCGACGTCACAAAAAGCGGCACTCTTTGCCTTTGCTTGCTAACGGGGCGACGACGAACATGTGTAACGTTGGGTGTTTTCTAACAAGTCTAATAATTTGTGGAGTTATTCTCTCTGGTTGTGTGTGGGATGCAAGACACAATTGCACACATTCACTCGATTCacgatgaaaataaatttgctgaataaagaCATCAAGGTTTCTCCTCGTATGACATGAAAACTCTTCGAAATGTACGTCATtcgatagattttttttgtggtaattGAGTGATAGTAGAACATGACGATGCGAGATAATCTCGAATGTTTACAATGATTACAAGAGATTTCGGATGGTTTaagtaatattaaattaatgaaggtAATTAATTGAGGAAATGGgaagatttttattgtattacaagaatttttttcatttttttgttaatttttttttttatttttttaaagaaaatttaacgtttaaagaacattttatataaatgattgtaaaaaatcataaaaaataaaatttaatttttttttaatttttattttaatttttttttaattaaaattttaccttttttaaactctttaaaattaaacttttaaaatttgctaaaaaaaaatataaaataaaataataacgaaatttaaaaatttttttgagttaaaattaaattaaattaaaatctttaataaaattacgaaaattgaaaataatcagataagtaaaaaaattaaacttaaaaaaaaatttatgaaattcttgaaatcttgaaaaatcttgaaattttgttaaattaaattaaaataaaattttaaaaattttaataaatttacaaaaaaaattaagattaaaaaaaatattttaaaaaatttttaatgaaactcttgaccataaatttatttttttttaaatattaaattaaattttaaaaatttcaatcaaattacaaaaattgaaagtaataattaaaaaaaaaattataaaattcttgagcatatttttttttacagaaaaaatattaaataaattttgtgcaaaatcttacaaaaaaaaatttttgataaattttaatacaaaaataaaaaaaaaatataaaaaatatataaaaaaaaatttatggaaaaattttaatgaaattttgagagTTGATAATAAGAATCTCATTAAAGTTAATAAGAATTCTTTTGaattcaacaatttattttttcttataagaatTGTGAAGTCATATGGaaatcccaaaaaaattaaaaagcaattttttgttggttcaAACGTAAATAGTTGAAtcaattctttattttattcctcTTTAcacaattgaattaatttttttttgtgatattcttaaaaaagttgaaaaaacgaaacaagTTTATGCACATGGAGTGCttgattaattaacattttttgtatttaataaaaaaaattctaacttaTCTAACTTCGTTTCTTTTTTGCAACagacttattttatttcatttttagcacttcgttttcttcttatttctcGATAATAATTggtatgtatttttataaaaaaaatgacgtttgaagtcataaaaataaggaaattagTAAATGTAcggataaattttcaatagtaaaaaaaaaagcttttaggaTTGTTTGCATTCAGCAGGTTGTTGACCATCGCCAGCTGCTTGTCCTCCCTTGTTCTTGTGTGCAGGTTTTGCAGGACGTTCATCGTCTTCATCTGAATCTCCGGTTTCTTCATCCgttgcttcttcttcttcctgtgaaaaaaaaatatttaaaaaaaattaaaataaataattatttaaaaaattaaaataaataattatttaaaattttttaaaataattaaaataaataattatttaaaaattattaaaaaaaaattaaaataaattagtatataaaaattatttaaataaaaaaaaaattgtaaaacgtgtcgatttaaaaatagaattacgTTTTACATACCTCTTCGTCAGACTCGTCATCTTCGACGATATCTCCGCAATAGTACAAAACAGCCCTATTGATGAGACGAGAGCGCAAAAAGTGCCCAATCTCAAAGTCTGTCGTCAAAATAGCTTCCGACTCTTCATCCATATTCGAATCATCAGCTGCCAAGGGAGGTgcgaaaaagttgaagaacGAATCGTTCGGGACTTGCTTCGTAATTGTACGAACGGCGCCACGTGCCTTgtgtttttgcttctttttaatcgttttaacACAAACATTCTTGCCCGGCAACCAATTGATGATGCAACCCGTGCATTTGATGATTTCAGGTCCCTCGAACCCGAGCGGATCATCTTTATTCGATTCGCAACgcagaaaatatttcttcgtgAGAACGGCATCTTTGAAATACTCGTTTGGCGAAAAATGGAATTCGATCGTGTACGCCATGTCGTTCGCATCGTGCACAATTTTGAGGTCTTGCAAGTGTTTCAGAATGGGCTCGTCATGCGGTTGAAGCATATCGGCGATAACTTCCGTACTTTTGAACACTTGCAACCAAAAATCGGGAATTCCGGCAACGTTTTCGTCAAATTTGGGCAAACCTTTTTGCAGATCCAGCGACATTTGCTTCAACTTCTCCGACATTTCCTCGTCTTCCTCTTCGCCAGCTGATTGGTAGGCCGCTTCCTCATCCGTTGGTTCAACATTGCCGGCAATAATCTCCCTGCGTTTATCCTTAATGGGTTGATAGAGTTCGAAATATTTGCGTTCAAGTTCGTACATTTCCTGATAAAACTTCGCCTCGAGCTTCAAGTGATCCAATTGGAGATTTTTCAGCGCTTTTATCCGACGTTGTACTTTGTCGGGCAGCGATCGCACCATTGTCTTGAGCAATTGGCGTCGCATGGATGCGGTCAAGAATGCCTGATTCTTCAGCAAATCCTCGAAGACGACGGTATCGTGATCGTGCTCGTCTCCGGACGACTCCATGGGATCCATTCTGCCGATATTTACGATGAACGCAATTGGAAATTCCTGTAAAATATGCGAGAACTCGAGAATGTGGTTCGAATCAGCACGAGTTCGGAAATTTTGACGTTAAATTAGTTCCAATTCATGCCGCATATCCGTTTTGGGGGCTCCAAACCTGTCAAATTAGCTCCAAATTTTGCCGCATTTCCGTTTTAATGTCGCTTTGACAACCGGAAATGAATTAGCACGAAGGCAATTTGTAaagttatcaatttcattcgtctcaaaatttgacagacgTCAATTTTCCGCATAGTCATTTCAAAAGAGCCTTTAATTATTCCAAAATATCGAAGAAAATACGCTTCTTCCCGaagtaaaagaataaaaatctttgaaaaaactttgtgATCCGCATTTCCAGttgaaaatctttcaaaaatgtcTGCAAGATACGATCGTGCTGTTACAGTATTCTCTCCGGATGGGCATTTGCTCCAAGTTGAATACGCTCAGGAAGCTGTTCGCAAGGGCTCTACCGCTGTCGGAGTTCGTGGCAAAAATGTCGTCGTCTTgggtgtcgaaaaaaaatctgtcgcAAAGTTGCAGGAGGAACGTACCGTTCGAAAAATCTGCTTGTTGGATCATCATGTCGTCATGGCATTCGCTGGTTTGACTGCCGACGCTCGAATCCTCATCAATCGTGCGCAAGTCGAGTGTCAAAGTCACAAACTCAATGTCGAAGATCCCGTAACGCTCGAATACATTACGCGTTACATTGCCCAGCTGAAGCAAAAGTACACACAAAGTAACGGAAGACGTCCTTTTGGCATTTCCTGCTTGATCGGAGGCTTCGATTTTGATGGCACAGCACACCTGTATCAGACAGAACCGTCGGGCATCTATTACGAATGGAAGGCAAATGCGACGGGACGATCGGCGAAGACGGTTCGAGAGTTTCTCGAGAAATATTACAAGCCGGAGGATGTCGAGACGGAAGACGGAGCTGTGAAACTCGCGATTAAAGCTTTGTTGGAAGTCGTTCAGTCGGGAAAGAAAAATCTTGAGATTGCCGTGATGCGGAAAGATCAACCGCTGAAGATGTTGGATCCAGATACGATTGGAAAATATGTTGAAATTATCGAGAAAGAGAAGGAGGAGGAAGCTAATGCGAAGAagcaaaagaaataaatttaagattttttttttcgttcaattataacttttttttgaggatAATTCAGGCTTttgaataaagtaaaaaactgtttctaaatttttttttttcatatttttatttttttcatcctatTACTCatcatttcttatttttttttcaggaaaacaaattttcaggcattttttgagaattttttgaaaggtaacttttgatacaaaaatggatttttgaacaaaatattgcttcatttttttttaaagtgtaatattttttttgaaaattttcatcaaattttatttaaatttttaatttttgaatttttataaaaaaaaataattttaaaaaattttataagaatttaaaaaaattatttttatttatttaaaaaaattaccttattttttttttaaattttcaaaatttgatttttaaaatttaaatttaagtttaaaaaattttattaaaatttaaaaaaaattttgagattttttttgtgaaaaaattttcattcaaaaaaattatttttctttttaattttcaaaattttaattttaattttaattcaaaattttaatttaaaaaaaaaaataattttataagaatcttcaaaaataatttttgggattattctttgttaaaaaaaatgttcatttaaaaaaatatttttttaaaaatttaaaaaatttaatttttttaaaaatgttcacaaaaaaataattttttaaaaaatttaatttttaattcaaaatgaaatttcaataatttttaatgaaaattttcaaaaaaaaatcatttttttgataaatatttctcagaaatcaattttattgcattttttgccatattattttttttttcatcaaagtcgtaaaaaagagagaaggaccttaacattaaaaaaaaaaacaaaagaaactcAACAGTACAAAAGTGAGAAATACTACAAAAGAGAGAAGCCAATTTTTGGCGTGAAaacgggaaattttttttggatcacgaatgtatttttttgtctcaattttaatattttttgttattttcttttctctatTTCTAAGGCTACCTATTAGATTGACGCATTTTTCGTTCCTGCCAcgatacaaatttatttttggctgCTTGCAACAACTGATTCAAATGCTGCGTTAGCGTTGCTCCGAGAGGTTGGAGTTCACGCATGGCAcgatccttaaaaaaaaacaaaaaaattgttaaaaatttgatttttttgggaaaaagatgaaaaatttacctcaAATGGTTGTAATTTGGCTTGTTGAAACCTCTGTAATGCTTCGTGCATTTGTACGGCTTTTTGTTCCTGTTGCGGAGTGATTGCCGGAAAACTATTCCAAAAATGCTTCAGCAACTCGGATAatgataaatacaaaaatctaAGCTCTTTTTCGACGTCGGGAGGCACTAattctgcaaagaaaaaaaaattgaagagtttcacgttaaaaattttataaaaataattaaaatttcttatgaattttatgatttttttttataaaattgtaataatttttttaagttcattataatttttataatataattttaagttcataatttttttttgcatttcaaaattttttttcaaagttaaaaattattttcgaatttttaaatttaatttcgattttttattttttgaatttaaaaattatttttgaatttgaatttttattcgaatcttaattttttcgaaattaaaattttttttttgaatttaggtatattttttttgtttttgaattttttcatgttaaaaattttataaaaataataaaaaattttaatgattttttaaaaatttctaaatttaaattttttaataaaatttttataattttttaaaataaattttattttattttttttgaagttcaaaatttattttttcaaattttaatttttttctttttcgaattaattttttttttgtagtcttaaattttttttttaaatttattttttaaagttcttctaattttttttaattaaaaaaatttttgaaaattaatttttttttatgataaaaatttcatgaattttcttaaaattttcaaattgatttaaaagtaaaataaacttaCGGGCAAGAGATTGTTCCTGAAATCCGCGCATTAGTGCACCGCCAGGACTGAGTTCTCCGAGCGCATGAACCGCTCCATTTGCTGAAACGAGTGCTTTATAGGGCGTTCTTTGCATCCACGCTTCCGTACTTCGCGCCAGTTGACTACAAACGGTATTCATGTCGACATCTTGCTCGTCGTCTTCATCCGCTGACGAAGGTCCCGTCGTCGAAGGAACAGGCCCGTGCAAATATCGTTCTACTTTGGTGAGATTTAGCTGCGGAATTGTCACTTTTTCCGCCGGATCTGCTTCGAGAtcttcaaaaatgattttttccatgatgcgagcttttttgtttttcggcTCGTCTTCGTGAGATGAAGCATCGAGCAAATTGTTCCCGTTATGCCCATTCGTGAGTTTATtgatgttattgttgttgatatGAGCTCCGTTTCCGTTGTTGGCACCATTTGTCGTCTTTTCGGGCGAGGTTTGTGCTGACGAGGCATTGCTATTGGCAGTTGTTGCATTGCTGCTATTGAGTGTTTTGACATCGGTGCACGTTTTCAGAACCATGAACGAATGCTGGTTGAATCGTTTGATCATGTTCTGATGCACAATGTTCGTGCTGTTGTTGCTTTTGTCGTTGCCGGCAGACTTTTCGGTGGTTGATGCCGAGCAAAAGCCCTCGGCCAAGGAACTGTCTTCGAAGAGACGCAAATCGAGCAACGGATCTCCCGCATTTTCCGAAACCGCTTGCTCCAAGGCTTTGTCGTCGATGCGACTGCATTCGGTAAAAATGTCTTTGGTTCCGCTTGTAAGGCGATCTCGGTGAAAGTAGTGTGACTGAAAGAATTTGGTCCAAAATTCCGATTCGCTGAGCTTCGTTGGCACATTTTCCATGTGTTTCTTCTTCACCGCCGGATACGTTTTGAAGATGCAGTCGATTATGTCGGCAGTCAGGTTGTATTTAAGGCCGTTGCAACCATCCGTTTGTGGCTTGATATCCGCAAGAAAGGCACCCGAAACGCCAATTTCCTGCTTTTGCGTGTTGTCTTTCTGCGTGTATTTTTTCGCGTGCGATTCCCAAAATTCCTCGCTCGTTATCACTTTTGTTATCACCAAATCCTTGTACAGTTGCAGTAGCGCCGGATTTTCCGTCAACAGTCGATTTTTCTCCTCCAATTCCTTGTCTACTTTTCGTTTGAAGTTCGGCAGTAATTGTTGCAACAACTCCTTTACTTTGTCACGATCTTTCATTTGTGCAGCTGTGCCTAATTTGTTGACGAAATGAAATGTACTCGAATTTCCATCGTGCAAGACAACTTGTAACTGTATTTTAGGCTTTCCTTCCGGTGAgattttttgcactaaaaaagaataaaaaaaattaatttaatttaaaaatatttaaaaaaaaaatgatatttattcaaagaaattattattttgttaaatttttaaaaaaaattttttttaaattttattttaaaaaatttaatttttaacaatttttttaaatttaaaaaattttaaattttttctaaattttaaatttcgaaatttttttttttaaaatgtttttaaatttttttaaattttttttttatcaataaaaatataaatgaataattttttatttaaaaatttttttttgaaatttaaataaaaaaaatatttttaaataattttctgaatttaaaaaaattttttgaataaatttcgatttttttccaaattaatttttgttttttttttgaatttaaaaaatttttaaataatttttttaaaaaaaatatattttttaaaatgaaattttcgaaaattaaattttaattttttttaaaaatttttaatttttggaaatttttcaaattttaaaaattaaaaattatttattttattaaataaaatgaaattttaatttttttttttaaaatttttgattattgaataattttttatttttaaaaaaaattttattgaagtaattattaaaatatttttaaaatttatttttttttttttttttttaaaaattttttttttttttaaataatttttattttctgaacatttttataattttataaaattatttattttttaaatttttttgttttacagaaaaaaatatgaaatttttgaaaaaattttcaaatttatcgtaaaaaataaaaattttactcacttTTTATGTCCTGAAACCGATGTGACGCAGCAACAGTATCTCTGTGATCTGCCATCCAGGCAATTCTCTCGCGCATGAGATACAACGTGCCATCGCCCTTTTTGAAACGGACTTCGCCTACTTGCAGCAACACATCTTCACGTGTTGTCATCTTTCTTCAGatctgtgtgtttgtgttttgttttcaGTAAAATATCAGAGGATGTCGCTATGGAGGCTGCGTTGGATGCACTTGAATCGCtgcaaatacaaaattaaatgttttttattaaattaactttcaatttaattccatCCCCCATCATCCATCACACACGCCGCCGACCATCGAATCAAATTTGTCCCCGAAGTGAATGACATCGCGCGCACTCCAATCAACTCTGTGTGCACCAAATTGAGCGATAAAACgtctatttttactttttttcagcaaatttttaaaacacacACTCCAGAAATTTGCATCACACATCGCCGCAACGTTAcatctaaataataataattttgcctTTATTTCGGTACGAGCGCGAACACTGAtgcaaaaaacgacaaaatggTTCTCTCTGGCGTATCGATTAACGCGACTTGCTAATATTTTGCCCTTTTTCCGTAAATATGTCGGCAATGTACATGCGGAGAAGATTCACGAACGTACGAcgagttaataataaaataaataaaatgtacctCCATATTGTCGTATAATGTGAATATTTATATGGAAATCATAAGAATATGTAAtcataatgatgaaaaataattccgaggttgttttttgttcttgttgttgttgttgttaagtTGTTAAATGGGCATGAAAAAGAAATTCCGTTTAGTGAACAGCACTAAATAGAGGTGAGCAGAAGGAATTTGTCGAATGAACGACgggaattaattagaaaataacaAACCATGACATGAAAATATGATTTGAAGctttaatttcattgaaagCTCAAGTTATTGACaggtttgagaatttttaatttttttatatgatttttttaaattaaaaaaaaatttacaaaaaattaaaattacaaaaaaaaatttaaaagaaatttgaatatcaaaagattaaaaaaaaatttaatttaaaaattttttttaaattttttaataaaaatttaaaaaatatttaatttttaaattttcaaaagattaaaattttaatttttcttaacttaaaattcaatttaaaatatttttttaaattgcttttaaattgaaattttaaaaaaaaaaaattactttttaaatataataaaataaaaattttttttaaaaaataaatttaaaaaaaaaattttttttttaattgttgctaaaacaaaaaaactaaaaatttcataaaattttaaattataaaaattgtagtcaaaaattaattttaaaatttttttaatttttaaaaaatttttatttttttaaaaatattatttttacacttttttaaatttttatttaaaaaaaatattttttaaaaaatttttcattttttaatcgttttcaaaaaaaataaattaaataaaattttaaaataaatttatacaaaataaaaatttaaaaaaaaaaataaattaattttgactcaaaaataaaataatttatttttaaattttatttattttttttaaaatcgtattttaaaaataaattattttttaaaataaaaattttaaaatttcttatagaaaaaaattcaagtttatcaatttttaccaaatttttaaaaaaaaattcaaattttttcgtttaataatttttaaataaataaataaaaattttaaaaaattttaaagttaatttttgtaaaatttttaatttttatgaaaaacttaaaatttttaaaaaattaaaatttgttgatatttttttaaaatctttttaatgaaaccgCATATTTAgctttaaatcatcaaaatgaaATCATTAAGCTCTAATTTCTTACAAATCTAACGATAATCACTCCAGACAACTTATTGACACTcttcgttatttattattactcaaATAAATTAGAACATCACGTCTCTGCTCTATTCATTCCAttctttgatgaatttttcttttcttctatttCCTTCTCGGGTCGACATGTCATGTGattttacaacttttgtgacataaaaagttgaaaaaaaattaaaaatggaaatggagttgattgaaatattgaaaaaggaaacattttaacctttcatgacattttttgtgtaaaaagattaaatcTACTTTGTCATGTtagtttgataaaattttccataaattacataaattatataataaaataattaaaagtttgtctCAAGGTAACGaatcaaaattagaaaatagtCTCAAGTTGTTGCGTTTTTGCTGCTTCAGCGGTAATTGTTTGACTCTCCgacgaaaattttccataattttacgTCATCTAAGATGTGACGCATGCTAAAAAAGGGATTTCGGAAGCTTTGTgggatgataaaaaattatttttgattaaaaattcattaaaaaaattcaatttttgtcacaaaaatgtcgcttgaaagtttttttacatcaaaagttgatttaCACGTTGAACGAAAACTGGTTCAACAaccgaaatttaaataaaaatgtctttgcTTGCATTTGTCTTATcataataacaaatatttaattaaattttaattaattaaattttttccataaaaattaaattctcccGAGGCAAGTTTCGACATGGAGTCTTATCAACGTAACTTTGATTGTGtgtcaataataatattttattttaaaactatgaTTTTTGCCTTGAACgagcaaattaaaattaatctttgtATAATTAAATGTCACCGAAACAAAAGTTCATACGTGTACTTTTATCAGAAATCGCAAAAACAAGTCAgtagttgtttaaaaaaaaattttttttttgttcaaatatttaaagttggTATTTTGTGTACAAAAATGGCATGAACGATTCTCTCTACtgaacctaaaaaattttcgtatttgaataaataccgtgaaaaaaaatgaaattgcggagaaaaattgaattcgttCTGTTTTTTCAAcgcaattttcatttttttcttctacttcATCGATGATTGACATTTACGCAATTCTCTTCGTCGTCGCCGTCGTTTCAAATGACGACATttcgaaatttcattaaatttcaggttacttatgtaaattaattttttaccactttttccataatttctttggattttcgtcaatttcttcattttttttaaagcacatcacattttttacgatttttttttttaaatttgctgcTGTTGTTCTCCCGTGTGTCATATGCACAATGTCGAACACGACGAACACTCTTAAATgacgacgatgaaaaaaaaaccagagACTTGTATTGCTACACAcagagaacaaaaatttagtcTCCACAGTGAAAATCATTGAGGAACAATGGTTGGTCCCGATATGTAATTCGCGTTTTTCTGCACTTTTTCACGCATTTCCGGCTCTTTTGCGGCACTTTACGGACACCGGATGCCCTTATTTGCACT
The sequence above is drawn from the Culicoides brevitarsis isolate CSIRO-B50_1 chromosome 1, AGI_CSIRO_Cbre_v1, whole genome shotgun sequence genome and encodes:
- the LOC134830161 gene encoding proteasome subunit alpha type-7-1 — translated: MSARYDRAVTVFSPDGHLLQVEYAQEAVRKGSTAVGVRGKNVVVLGVEKKSVAKLQEERTVRKICLLDHHVVMAFAGLTADARILINRAQVECQSHKLNVEDPVTLEYITRYIAQLKQKYTQSNGRRPFGISCLIGGFDFDGTAHLYQTEPSGIYYEWKANATGRSAKTVREFLEKYYKPEDVETEDGAVKLAIKALLEVVQSGKKNLEIAVMRKDQPLKMLDPDTIGKYVEIIEKEKEEEANAKKQKK
- the LOC134834829 gene encoding nucleosome assembly protein 1-like 1-A, whose protein sequence is MDPMESSGDEHDHDTVVFEDLLKNQAFLTASMRRQLLKTMVRSLPDKVQRRIKALKNLQLDHLKLEAKFYQEMYELERKYFELYQPIKDKRREIIAGNVEPTDEEAAYQSAGEEEDEEMSEKLKQMSLDLQKGLPKFDENVAGIPDFWLQVFKSTEVIADMLQPHDEPILKHLQDLKIVHDANDMAYTIEFHFSPNEYFKDAVLTKKYFLRCESNKDDPLGFEGPEIIKCTGCIINWLPGKNVCVKTIKKKQKHKARGAVRTITKQVPNDSFFNFFAPPLAADDSNMDEESEAILTTDFEIGHFLRSRLINRAVLYYCGDIVEDDESDEEEEEEATDEETGDSDEDDERPAKPAHKNKGGQAAGDGQQPAECKQS
- the LOC134837113 gene encoding general transcription factor IIH subunit 1, producing MTTREDVLLQVGEVRFKKGDGTLYLMRERIAWMADHRDTVAASHRFQDIKMQKISPEGKPKIQLQVVLHDGNSSTFHFVNKLGTAAQMKDRDKVKELLQQLLPNFKRKVDKELEEKNRLLTENPALLQLYKDLVITKVITSEEFWESHAKKYTQKDNTQKQEIGVSGAFLADIKPQTDGCNGLKYNLTADIIDCIFKTYPAVKKKHMENVPTKLSESEFWTKFFQSHYFHRDRLTSGTKDIFTECSRIDDKALEQAVSENAGDPLLDLRLFEDSSLAEGFCSASTTEKSAGNDKSNNSTNIVHQNMIKRFNQHSFMVLKTCTDVKTLNSSNATTANSNASSAQTSPEKTTNGANNGNGAHINNNNINKLTNGHNGNNLLDASSHEDEPKNKKARIMEKIIFEDLEADPAEKVTIPQLNLTKVERYLHGPVPSTTGPSSADEDDEQDVDMNTVCSQLARSTEAWMQRTPYKALVSANGAVHALGELSPGGALMRGFQEQSLAQLVPPDVEKELRFLYLSLSELLKHFWNSFPAITPQQEQKAVQMHEALQRFQQAKLQPFEDRAMRELQPLGATLTQHLNQLLQAAKNKFVSWQERKMRQSNR